The proteins below are encoded in one region of Vicia villosa cultivar HV-30 ecotype Madison, WI unplaced genomic scaffold, Vvil1.0 ctg.001052F_1_1, whole genome shotgun sequence:
- the LOC131632918 gene encoding uncharacterized protein LOC131632918 → MAGRNDAAITAALEAMAQAMENQPNTDENAASKSLANFQRENPPVFKGTYDLDGALTWLKEIEKIFRVMDCTPAQKWLETRQRLETAGEGTTWVIFRREFRRKYYPKDVLEKKEIEFLELKQGNKSVVEYAAKFFELTKFYLHYSEATAHFSMCIQFENGLRSAVKKAVGYQKI, encoded by the exons ATGGCTGGAAGGAATGATGCCGCAATTACTGCTGCTTTGGAGGCGATGGCTCAGGCTATGGAGAATCAGCCGAACACTGATGAGAATGCTGCATCCAAGAGTTTGGCGaatttccagagggagaatccgccTGTCTTCAAGGGAACTTACGATCTTGATGGCGCGTTGACTTGGTTGAAGGAGATTGAGAAAATCTTCCGCGTGATGGATTGCACTCCAGCGCAGAAG TGGCTAGAGACTCGTCAGAGATTGGAGACTGCAGGTGAGGGGACCACTTGGGTCATATTTCGTAGGGAGTTCAGGAGGAAGTATTATCCTAAAGATGTTCTAgaaaagaaggaaattgaatttctcgaGCTGAAGCAGGGGAATAAGTCGGTCGTTGAGTATGCTGCGAAGTTTTTTGAGTTGACTAAGTTTTACCTGCACTATAGCGAGGCGACTGCTCATTTTTCGATGTGCATCCAGTTTGAGAATGGATTGCGCTCTGCGGTCAAGAAGGCAGTTGGTTACCAGAAGATTTGA